GCAGCACCATCTTCGGATTGGCCATCAGCGCGCGACCGATCGCGCACATCTGCTGCTCGCCGCCGGACGTGTAGGCCGCCTGCGAGGTGCGGCGCGTCTTCAGGCGCGGGAAATAGGCGTAGACCTTCTCCAGCGTCTGCCCCACCGCGGCCTTGCCGTCCTTGCGTGTGTAGGCGCCGGTCATCAGGTTCTCCTCGATGGTCAGGTGGCCGAAGCAGTGGCGGCCCTCCATCACCTGGATGACGCCGCGGTTCACCATCTCGGCGGTCGACAGCGCCTCGATGCGCTCGCCGCGCAGCTCGATGGAGCCCTTGGTCACTTCGCCGCGCTCGCCCGCCAGCAGGTTGCTGACCGCGCGCAGCGTCGTCGTCTTGCCGGCGCCGTTGCCGCCCAGCAGCGCGACGATGCCGCCTTCTGGCACTTGCAGCGACACGCCCTTGAGCACGAGGATCACGTGGTTGTAGATCACCTCGATGCCGTTGACGTTGAGGAGGATGTTGGGGGTTGCGCTCATTCGGGATGTCCGTGGAAAGCGGCCGGGCGGCACGCCCGACCGCTTCGTGGTTCACGAGGCCGTGGAGCCGCAGTCGGACGGTGCGCGGCGCGTCAGCTTCTTCTCGGCTGCGTACTTGTCGGCTGCGGCCTTGACCATCGGCTTGATGATCTGGTCGTCGGCCTGGTACCAGTCGGAGCTGAAGCTCCACTTGGCGCCGTCCCAGGTCTGCACGCGGGCCCATGAGGCGCCCATGTGGTCGGCGCACGAGGTGCTGATCGGCCTCATCACGCCGGCGAAGCCCAGTGCGTCGAGCTTCTTCTGGTCGAGGGCCAGGTTCTCCAGTCCCCAGCGCACCTGCTCGCCCGTGAGCGGCTTCTTGCCGTAGAGCTCCTGCGCGCGCTTGACGCCTTCAACGGCCAGCATCGCGGACATCAGGCCGCGCGTGTACAGCACGGTGCCGACCTCCTCCTTCGGTCCCGTGCCCTGGCCCTTGTCGTGGAGGTACTTGACGACGTCCTGGTGCACCTTCGACATGCCCGCCCCGTGCTGCAGCGCGAGGCCTTGATAACCCTTGGCGCCATCGCCGACGTCCTTCACGTCCGGCTCGGCGGCGGCCCACCACACCCCGTACATCTTGTCGCGCGGATAGCCGGTGGCCACGGCTTCCTTGAGCGCCGTGGAGTTCATGACACCCCAGCCCCAGAGGAACACGTAGTCGGGGCGGCTCTGGCGGATCTGCAGCCAGGCGGCCTTCTGCTCCACCCCGGGGTGGGTGACGGGGATGGTGGTGAGCTCGAAGCCGTGCATCTTGCTGCGCTCGGTCAGCAGCGGGATGGGCTCCTTGCCGTACGGCGAGTCGTGGTAGACGAGCGCGATCTTCTTGCCCTTGAGCTTGTCGGCGCCGCCCTCCTTCTTGGCGATGTGCTGGATCA
The Piscinibacter sp. XHJ-5 DNA segment above includes these coding regions:
- a CDS encoding ABC transporter ATP-binding protein; its protein translation is MSATPNILLNVNGIEVIYNHVILVLKGVSLQVPEGGIVALLGGNGAGKTTTLRAVSNLLAGERGEVTKGSIELRGERIEALSTAEMVNRGVIQVMEGRHCFGHLTIEENLMTGAYTRKDGKAAVGQTLEKVYAYFPRLKTRRTSQAAYTSGGEQQMCAIGRALMANPKMVLLDEPSMGLAPQIVEEVFEIVKDLNSKERVTFLLAEQNTNMALRYADYGYILENGRIVMDGAASALAENEDVKEFYLGVGGGDRKSFKDVKSYKRRKRWLS
- a CDS encoding ABC transporter substrate-binding protein — protein: MKLKSLALAAGAAALCLGNLVGTAAFAQAKEQFFPVLVYRTGPYGPNGVPFANGYVDYLKLVNARDGGINGVKATFEECETGYATDRGVECYERLKAKGPTGATVFQPLSTGITFALTEKAPADKIPLITAGYGRSESADGGVFKWNFPLTGTYWVAADVLIQHIAKKEGGADKLKGKKIALVYHDSPYGKEPIPLLTERSKMHGFELTTIPVTHPGVEQKAAWLQIRQSRPDYVFLWGWGVMNSTALKEAVATGYPRDKMYGVWWAAAEPDVKDVGDGAKGYQGLALQHGAGMSKVHQDVVKYLHDKGQGTGPKEEVGTVLYTRGLMSAMLAVEGVKRAQELYGKKPLTGEQVRWGLENLALDQKKLDALGFAGVMRPISTSCADHMGASWARVQTWDGAKWSFSSDWYQADDQIIKPMVKAAADKYAAEKKLTRRAPSDCGSTAS